A genomic region of Pelodiscus sinensis isolate JC-2024 chromosome 1, ASM4963464v1, whole genome shotgun sequence contains the following coding sequences:
- the LOC102456740 gene encoding olfactory receptor 52B2-like has translation MPANNHSIFDPVTFILTGFPGTEESNFWLATPFCLMYIASLLGNSLLLFIILTEQSLHEPMYLFLSMLAAADLLLSTTTVPKMLDLFWFRAGEISFDACLTQMFFVHVSFIAESAILLAMAFDRYVAICNPLRYTTLLTKPVIGKIGLAVLTRSFCLIFPAIFLVKRLKFCRTNLLPHTYCQHKALSRLACSDITLNELHGIVTALLAFGLDVALIAVSYMLILRAVFLLPSKDARLKALRTCGSHVSVILMFYIPSFFTSFANQLGHIIPGSILNLLGNLHLLIPPMLNPIIYGVTTQEILRRVIKLFYLCCSRNFLLN, from the coding sequence ATGCCAGCCAACAATCACAGCATATTTGACCCTGTCACTTTCATCCTGACCGGCTTTCCTGGAACAGAGGAGTCTAACTTCTGGCTCGCCACCCCCTTCTGTCTGATGTACATTGCGTCACTTCTGGGGAACTCTCTCCTCTTGTTCATCATACTGACAGAAcaaagcctccatgagcccatgtaccttTTCCTGTCCATGCTGGCCGCTGCTGATCTGCTGTTATCCACCACCACAGTGCCCAAGATGCTGGATCTAttctggttcagggcaggggaaattTCTTTtgatgcctgcctcacccagatgttcttcgtCCATGTCAGTTTTATCGCCGAGTCGGccatcctgctggccatggcgttTGATCGGTACGTTGCCATCTGCAACCCCCTGAGATACACCACCCTGCTCACCAAGCCTGTGATCGGGAAGATCGGGCTGGCTGTTCTCACAAGGAGTTTCTGTCTCATTTTCCCTGCCATCTTTCTCGTGAAGCGACTGAAGTTCTGCAGAACCAACCTCCTGCCTCACACCTATTGTCAGCACAAGGCCTTATCCCGGCTGGCCTGCAGCGATATCACACTCAACGAATTGCATGGCATAGTCACAGCTCTTCTAGCATTTGGTTTGGATGTTGCGCTCATTGCTGTCTCTTACATGCTGATCCTCAGGGCCGTCTTCCTGCTCCCATCCAAGGATGCCCGGCTCAAGGCTCTGCGCACCTGCGGCTCTCACGTCTCTGTCATACTGATGTTCTACATACCCTCCTTTTTCACCTCTTTTGCCAACCAATTGGGGCACATCATCCCTGGATCTATTCTCAACCTCCTGGGCAACCTCCATCTGCTCATTCCCCCCATGTTAAACCCCATCATTTATGGGGTGACCACACAAGAGATCTTGAGACGGGTGATCAAGTTGTTTTATCTGTGCTGTAGCAGAAACTTCCTGCTGAACTAA